One stretch of Methanococcus voltae PS DNA includes these proteins:
- a CDS encoding glycosyltransferase has protein sequence MNFISIIIPTFNEEKYITKCLENWFNQDYPKENYEILIFDGKSTDKTLDVIKELQKKHNFENIKIYTNEKRKQVYAFNEGIKNANGDFFIIFGAHAYPEQDFLKNNIETYQRIKKEEPKLAGVGGIINKISENMSAEIAKVIYSTPLSGGSSFWYAKEGFFSNTVVYGMYDTKMIKESEILFDTDFITGQDFEFNLHLIKEGFKLYTNPNIVSSYYTRSSVKKFIKQTISYGAAKGLMIRKGYFNILWLFPFGFLFMLLSIIITGLLIFIYIMAILIDTIRLLIKTREPLYIALPILLFLFHCLISYGFFKGLIKGNSTFK, from the coding sequence ATGAATTTTATTTCAATAATAATTCCTACGTTCAATGAAGAAAAATATATTACAAAATGTCTCGAAAATTGGTTTAATCAAGATTATCCAAAAGAAAATTATGAAATACTAATTTTTGATGGAAAAAGTACTGATAAAACATTAGACGTAATTAAAGAGTTACAAAAAAAGCATAATTTTGAAAATATAAAGATTTATACAAATGAAAAGCGTAAGCAGGTCTACGCATTTAACGAAGGAATTAAAAACGCAAATGGGGATTTTTTTATAATTTTTGGGGCACATGCATATCCTGAACAGGATTTTTTAAAAAATAACATAGAGACATATCAAAGAATAAAAAAAGAAGAACCAAAACTTGCGGGTGTTGGGGGTATTATAAACAAGATATCCGAAAATATGAGCGCTGAAATTGCAAAAGTTATTTACTCTACACCTTTATCGGGCGGTAGTTCCTTTTGGTATGCAAAAGAAGGATTTTTCTCAAATACTGTAGTTTATGGTATGTATGACACCAAAATGATAAAAGAAAGTGAAATTTTGTTTGACACTGATTTTATAACTGGTCAGGACTTTGAATTTAACTTACATCTTATAAAAGAAGGTTTTAAATTATATACTAATCCAAATATAGTTAGCTCTTATTATACACGTTCGAGTGTAAAAAAATTCATAAAACAAACCATAAGTTATGGAGCTGCAAAAGGTTTAATGATTAGAAAGGGTTATTTTAATATATTATGGCTGTTTCCGTTCGGATTTTTATTTATGCTATTATCCATAATTATAACAGGATTATTGATATTTATTTATATTATGGCCATATTAATTGATACGATTAGATTATTAATTAAGACTCGAGAACCTTTATACATAGCTTTACCTATATTATTGTTCCTATTCCATTGTTTAATTTCCTATGGATTCTTTAAAGGATTAATAAAAGGAAATTCAACTTTTAAATAA
- a CDS encoding glycosyltransferase family 2 protein translates to MADKLIYLIIPAYNEEKMIKNVVNNLQNHNYDNIIIVDDGSKDNTYKIMKELEEESKQNNNNNNNNNNNKVIAIKHEQNKGVGGATITGLKKAYELGADIAVTFDADGQHAPDDIAKVIQPIINDSKEYVVGSRIKNPKEFKNMPLTKKVGNLGLSFITFLLGGYYVTDSQSGLRAFSKSALKVLSEQLRAKRYETCSEALIIAKKNKLNIGEVPIKTIYTEYSMARGTNVMIGFKIFYRLLMLKMGKVLD, encoded by the coding sequence ATGGCTGATAAATTGATATATTTAATAATTCCCGCTTACAACGAAGAAAAAATGATTAAAAACGTTGTAAATAATTTACAAAATCATAATTACGATAATATCATAATCGTTGACGATGGTAGCAAAGATAACACTTACAAAATTATGAAAGAATTGGAAGAAGAAAGTAAGCAGAATAATAATAATAATAATAATAATAATAATAATAAAGTAATTGCAATAAAGCATGAGCAGAATAAAGGGGTTGGCGGTGCTACAATCACCGGATTAAAAAAAGCTTACGAATTAGGCGCTGACATAGCAGTTACATTTGATGCAGATGGTCAACACGCACCCGACGATATCGCGAAAGTAATTCAACCCATAATAAATGACTCAAAAGAGTATGTTGTAGGTAGTCGGATAAAAAATCCAAAAGAATTTAAAAATATGCCATTGACAAAAAAAGTTGGTAATCTTGGACTTAGTTTTATCACTTTTTTACTTGGTGGATATTATGTTACAGACAGCCAGAGCGGGCTCCGTGCATTTTCCAAGAGTGCTTTAAAAGTACTCTCAGAGCAACTTAGGGCAAAACGATATGAAACATGTTCAGAAGCCCTTATTATCGCTAAAAAGAATAAGCTTAATATCGGAGAGGTGCCAATTAAAACAATTTACACAGAATACTCCATGGCAAGAGGTACTAATGTGATGATAGGCTTTAAAATTTTTTACAGGTTACTTATGTTAAAAATGGGCAAAGTTTTGGATTAA
- a CDS encoding ABC transporter permease — protein sequence MRFINDSLKFSSMLLMSVFISMVLFVLLSILGSVTPETLEMAIFSSEVQFAIQFSLMTASIATTLGLIIGVPAAYALARYDFRGKNLIDAMVEVPVVIPPLISGFALLVFFGNTIFGQAISEQLKGILFTPKGVIVAQFFVATPFIVRTSKSVFEKIDSKYEYIAQSLGAGKVESFFKISLPMAKNGILAGMFLAWARSIGEFGATMMVAGATKMKTETLPVAVFLNISLGNIDMALTIAFVFLMVALIILLTIRTIANYGSKY from the coding sequence ATGAGATTTATAAATGATTCTTTAAAGTTTTCATCAATGCTTTTAATGTCTGTATTTATATCAATGGTTTTATTTGTATTACTTTCTATATTGGGGAGTGTTACGCCTGAAACTTTAGAAATGGCTATTTTTTCAAGCGAGGTTCAGTTCGCGATACAATTTAGTTTAATGACTGCTTCAATAGCAACTACATTGGGCTTAATAATCGGTGTTCCTGCTGCTTATGCTCTCGCAAGATACGATTTTAGGGGCAAAAATCTCATAGACGCAATGGTGGAAGTTCCTGTTGTAATTCCTCCATTAATTTCTGGATTTGCACTTTTAGTATTTTTTGGAAACACGATTTTTGGTCAGGCAATATCTGAACAGTTAAAAGGAATCTTATTTACTCCAAAAGGCGTCATAGTTGCACAATTTTTCGTAGCAACTCCTTTCATCGTTAGGACTTCAAAATCCGTTTTCGAAAAGATAGACTCGAAATACGAATATATAGCTCAAAGTTTAGGCGCAGGAAAAGTTGAGAGTTTCTTTAAAATAAGCTTACCTATGGCTAAAAATGGTATACTAGCAGGAATGTTTTTAGCATGGGCAAGAAGTATTGGCGAGTTTGGTGCAACGATGATGGTTGCAGGAGCTACAAAAATGAAAACGGAGACACTACCTGTTGCAGTTTTCTTAAACATATCTCTTGGAAACATAGATATGGCATTAACAATTGCTTTTGTGTTCCTGATGGTTGCATTGATTATATTATTGACAATTCGTACAATAGCGAACTATGGTTCAAAATATTAA
- a CDS encoding formylmethanofuran dehydrogenase subunit A — MTKMIIKGGHVYDPLNGVDGEVMDIYIKDGKIVESLSSDEIKEAKVLDAKNKVVMAGGVDAHTHIAGPKVTVGRVMFPEDHYKCVRPKTHNTHCGTGEIVPSTYMQGYKYATMGYTTTFEAAVPPMIARHTHEELKALPILDKAGYLLLGNNWFVMKYLREGDIEKAASYVAWALDATKTYGIKCVNPAGVENWAWGKNVNSLDEKNIHFDVSARQIVDGLAQINEMLGLPMSIHLHANNLGHPGNWEITKETMDVTKNIKVNVKDNIYNEVKTKFDSRRKQSVYMTHVQFHSFGGTSWKDFESKADDVSKHINKSDHVVIDSGCVPFGKAICMTGDGPGLYDIATMNGQKWTNCDVELECGSGIVPFNYSMKNKVHSVQWAIGLELLLLVDPAKAILTTDNPNAGPFTKYPKIMKWLLSSKAREDTMKECHKWAGERSTLPNIDKELSLYELAQITRSTPAIAIGMGYRKGHLGAGADADVTIYDITPDYNSNDYEMLEKVFTTTAYTIKDGQIVSKGNEIVETPSGRSFFANVQMKEEIQKPVLDDVKDFFKYYTVGFNNYSTPDEYLTRPTPMDIDLK; from the coding sequence ATGACCAAAATGATTATTAAAGGAGGTCATGTTTACGACCCACTTAATGGTGTGGACGGAGAGGTAATGGACATCTACATCAAAGATGGCAAGATTGTCGAAAGCCTTTCGAGTGACGAAATAAAGGAAGCAAAAGTATTAGACGCAAAAAATAAGGTTGTAATGGCTGGTGGTGTTGATGCACACACTCACATTGCAGGACCTAAAGTAACCGTTGGTAGGGTAATGTTCCCAGAAGACCACTACAAGTGCGTAAGACCAAAAACACACAATACACATTGTGGAACTGGTGAAATCGTACCTTCTACTTACATGCAAGGTTACAAATATGCAACTATGGGTTACACAACTACCTTTGAGGCAGCTGTTCCGCCTATGATTGCAAGACACACACACGAAGAGTTAAAAGCACTCCCTATTCTCGATAAAGCTGGTTACTTACTTTTAGGTAACAACTGGTTTGTTATGAAATACTTAAGAGAAGGAGACATCGAAAAAGCTGCATCATACGTTGCTTGGGCTTTAGATGCTACAAAAACTTACGGTATTAAGTGTGTTAACCCAGCAGGTGTTGAAAACTGGGCTTGGGGTAAAAACGTAAACTCTTTAGATGAGAAAAACATCCACTTTGACGTTTCAGCAAGACAAATTGTTGACGGATTGGCTCAAATTAACGAAATGTTAGGTCTTCCAATGTCAATTCACTTGCACGCTAACAACCTTGGTCACCCTGGAAACTGGGAAATTACCAAGGAAACAATGGATGTAACCAAAAACATCAAAGTTAACGTAAAAGATAACATCTACAACGAAGTTAAAACAAAATTCGACAGTAGAAGAAAACAATCTGTTTATATGACTCACGTTCAGTTCCACTCATTCGGTGGTACAAGCTGGAAAGACTTTGAATCAAAAGCAGATGACGTTTCAAAACACATAAACAAGTCAGACCACGTTGTTATTGACAGTGGTTGCGTTCCATTCGGTAAAGCTATTTGTATGACTGGAGACGGTCCAGGTTTATACGATATCGCTACAATGAACGGACAAAAATGGACAAACTGTGACGTTGAGTTAGAATGTGGTTCAGGTATCGTTCCATTCAACTACAGTATGAAAAACAAAGTACACAGCGTTCAATGGGCAATTGGACTTGAATTATTGTTATTAGTTGACCCAGCGAAAGCAATCTTAACAACAGATAACCCTAACGCAGGACCATTCACCAAGTATCCAAAAATCATGAAATGGTTACTCTCTAGCAAAGCAAGAGAAGATACTATGAAAGAATGCCACAAATGGGCTGGTGAAAGAAGTACACTTCCAAATATTGACAAAGAGTTAAGCCTCTACGAATTAGCACAAATTACAAGGTCAACCCCTGCAATTGCTATTGGTATGGGATACAGAAAAGGTCACTTAGGAGCAGGTGCTGACGCAGATGTTACAATCTACGATATTACACCAGATTACAACTCTAACGACTACGAAATGCTCGAAAAAGTATTTACCACAACCGCTTACACAATCAAAGACGGTCAAATTGTTTCAAAAGGAAACGAAATTGTTGAAACACCAAGTGGTAGGTCATTCTTCGCAAATGTACAGATGAAAGAAGAAATCCAAAAACCAGTTCTGGACGATGTTAAGGACTTCTTTAAATACTATACCGTTGGATTCAACAACTATTCAACTCCAGATGAGTATTTAACAAGACCTACACCTATGGATATCGACTTAAAATAA
- a CDS encoding Rossmann-like domain-containing protein: protein MKLETPQIKDENFDLQKALKEILIKLCEENNLLNEEIEIKPIDVNLDTKNVKDYPLLNGKEFLLRAFFKNSVGDAFTTLENLAEFNGTILEVIESGDNQKILATFNAVMEHLKKTDRTKHCEGSDPEKCAKDLSKYLIKTYNYTDDDILKIGIIGYHPAIIKQMVKTFGAENVMNTDLDVNNIGRMKNGIFVMHADMNEYLIKNSDVVLATGSTTANGTIIELINLAEKYGKKIIFYGTTVAGFAKIYPIERFCAYGSE from the coding sequence ATGAAACTTGAAACCCCTCAAATAAAAGATGAAAATTTTGATTTGCAAAAAGCTTTAAAAGAAATATTGATAAAATTATGCGAAGAGAACAATCTTTTAAACGAAGAAATTGAAATAAAACCAATAGATGTAAATTTAGATACTAAAAACGTTAAAGATTACCCCCTTTTAAATGGTAAAGAATTTTTATTACGTGCATTCTTTAAAAATTCTGTTGGTGACGCGTTCACAACTTTGGAAAACCTCGCTGAATTCAATGGTACAATTTTAGAAGTAATCGAATCTGGCGATAATCAAAAGATACTCGCAACTTTCAATGCAGTGATGGAGCACTTGAAAAAAACCGATAGGACAAAACATTGCGAAGGTTCCGACCCTGAAAAGTGTGCTAAAGATTTATCAAAATATCTTATAAAGACATATAATTATACAGATGACGACATTCTAAAAATAGGAATTATTGGATACCATCCTGCCATAATTAAACAAATGGTCAAGACTTTTGGTGCTGAAAATGTTATGAACACAGATTTAGACGTAAATAATATTGGAAGGATGAAAAACGGAATATTTGTTATGCACGCTGATATGAACGAATATTTAATAAAAAACTCTGACGTAGTACTTGCTACCGGTAGTACAACAGCAAACGGCACTATAATTGAGTTAATAAATTTAGCTGAGAAATACGGTAAGAAAATAATTTTTTACGGTACAACAGTAGCAGGTTTCGCTAAAATATACCCTATAGAACGATTTTGCGCATACGGTAGTGAATAA
- a CDS encoding formylmethanofuran dehydrogenase subunit B, translating into MAEKIFKDIMCPVCGGTCDDIEIVWDEENRKIEVRNACKMGAAKFNEIVSHHRIMSPLIADKEKAEKREAEWDEALTKAAEILANAKRPLLFMGAETSCEAMTVGLHMGEYLGGIVDSNSTIUHGPSLMGVQEAGKPGSTAGETKNRADLIIYWGTNPMDSMPRHLSRYAVFPRGYFTEKGRNDRKVITVDPRRSATAQASDLHVQLKPNSDYELFSALLVAVRGKRPHKSIEQVTGVPVDTIMEMAAMMKKAKFGSIYGGLGLASSYGKHRNIECVMTLVKELQRYTKFTIGLIRGHCNVAGFNVLASYLYGFPFGIDFSRGYPRYNPGEFTTNDLLREKEVDAVLVMCADLGAHLPQDSSKYLNKIPVVCLDIAPCPTTSTANVVLPGVIDAIECNGTFYRFDEIPMHYRPFAESPFPYTKSNEDTMKQLFAKVKEIKEGQPNL; encoded by the coding sequence ATGGCTGAAAAGATTTTTAAAGACATCATGTGCCCCGTATGTGGTGGTACTTGTGATGACATTGAAATCGTCTGGGATGAAGAGAATAGAAAAATTGAAGTAAGGAACGCTTGTAAAATGGGTGCAGCTAAATTTAACGAGATAGTTAGTCACCACAGGATTATGAGCCCTTTAATCGCAGACAAGGAAAAAGCAGAAAAAAGAGAAGCAGAATGGGACGAAGCATTGACCAAAGCTGCTGAAATATTAGCAAACGCTAAAAGACCTTTATTATTCATGGGAGCAGAAACCTCCTGTGAAGCAATGACTGTAGGATTACACATGGGAGAATACCTTGGCGGTATTGTAGACTCCAATTCCACAATATGACACGGCCCTTCCTTAATGGGAGTTCAAGAAGCTGGTAAACCTGGTTCAACAGCAGGGGAGACCAAGAACAGAGCCGACTTGATAATATATTGGGGAACCAATCCTATGGACTCAATGCCAAGACATTTATCAAGGTATGCAGTATTCCCAAGAGGATACTTTACAGAAAAAGGTAGAAACGACAGAAAAGTTATTACTGTCGACCCAAGAAGGTCAGCTACCGCACAAGCATCTGACTTGCACGTTCAGTTGAAACCTAATTCCGATTACGAATTGTTCTCAGCTTTACTCGTAGCAGTTAGGGGAAAAAGACCACATAAAAGTATAGAACAGGTAACTGGTGTACCTGTTGATACAATTATGGAAATGGCAGCTATGATGAAAAAAGCTAAATTCGGTTCAATTTACGGCGGTTTAGGTCTAGCTTCATCATACGGTAAACACAGAAACATTGAATGTGTTATGACCTTAGTAAAAGAATTACAAAGATACACTAAATTTACCATTGGTTTAATCAGAGGACACTGTAATGTTGCAGGATTTAACGTTCTTGCTTCGTACTTATACGGTTTCCCATTCGGTATCGACTTTTCAAGAGGATACCCTAGATATAACCCAGGGGAATTTACTACAAACGACTTGTTGAGAGAAAAAGAAGTTGATGCTGTACTTGTAATGTGTGCTGACTTAGGTGCCCACTTACCACAGGACTCATCAAAGTATTTAAACAAAATACCAGTTGTATGTTTAGATATTGCTCCTTGTCCAACAACTTCAACAGCAAACGTTGTATTGCCTGGTGTTATCGATGCAATTGAATGTAACGGTACATTCTATAGATTCGATGAAATACCAATGCACTACAGACCATTTGCTGAATCTCCATTCCCATACACCAAAAGCAACGAAGACACTATGAAACAATTGTTTGCTAAGGTAAAAGAGATTAAAGAAGGACAACCAAATCTATAA
- a CDS encoding formylmethanofuran dehydrogenase subunit C, with product MGEIILTPKYDDKFPVECDMITPDNFFGKSEEEIKEIKLWKSSVQYPLSEFFDVKGDGQGAQSASDIHIIIDGTVPKMKLIGYAMTTGKITVNGDVNYHIGCEMKGGEIEVNGNAGSWAGREMEGGNILIHGNAGDHIGGSYRGKWDGMLGGRIVIDGNAGSSVGDGLVKGTIIVKGNVEAFCGIRQTGGLIYVGGNVLRTVGVEMKKGTIIVEGKIEHFSPGFFEQNLLTSNEVPSELYEEILPYGANLYSKSYVEYKGDHAFYNKPKGKMYISANNNEYLLSCEGSVDRPIEFKGEALKVILNTGSTIEQGRIIKGGDKYSPEYKDVCAVCHIHPDDYQLLGKPEKVKVSSPDGNRTVVVRAEMKDNVQRRNIFIPRSVWANVIVDAQSVNSGAPIYKGGEVYVQPSDDEILEAPYIIEQQYK from the coding sequence ATGGGAGAAATTATATTAACTCCAAAATATGATGATAAATTTCCTGTTGAATGTGACATGATTACCCCTGATAACTTCTTTGGTAAATCAGAAGAAGAAATCAAAGAAATAAAACTTTGGAAAAGCTCTGTACAATACCCATTGTCAGAATTCTTCGACGTAAAGGGCGATGGTCAAGGTGCACAATCAGCATCAGACATTCACATCATAATTGATGGAACAGTACCAAAAATGAAATTAATCGGTTATGCAATGACCACCGGTAAAATTACAGTTAATGGAGATGTAAACTACCACATTGGCTGTGAAATGAAAGGTGGAGAAATTGAAGTAAACGGTAACGCAGGCTCATGGGCTGGTAGAGAAATGGAAGGCGGAAACATTTTAATCCACGGTAACGCAGGCGACCACATCGGTGGCAGTTACAGAGGTAAATGGGACGGTATGCTTGGCGGTAGAATTGTTATCGACGGTAACGCAGGTAGTAGCGTTGGTGACGGCTTAGTTAAAGGTACCATCATTGTAAAAGGAAATGTTGAAGCTTTCTGCGGTATAAGACAAACTGGTGGTTTAATATACGTTGGTGGAAACGTTTTAAGAACCGTCGGCGTAGAAATGAAAAAAGGTACAATTATCGTAGAAGGTAAAATTGAACACTTTTCACCAGGATTCTTCGAACAAAACTTGTTAACAAGTAACGAAGTTCCAAGTGAATTATATGAAGAAATCTTACCTTACGGGGCTAACCTTTATTCAAAAAGCTATGTTGAATACAAAGGAGACCACGCATTCTATAATAAACCTAAAGGAAAAATGTACATCTCTGCAAATAACAACGAGTACCTATTAAGCTGTGAAGGTTCAGTTGATAGACCTATCGAGTTTAAAGGAGAAGCTTTAAAAGTTATCTTGAATACAGGAAGTACAATTGAACAAGGTAGAATTATTAAAGGTGGGGATAAATACAGCCCAGAATATAAAGACGTATGTGCTGTATGCCATATTCACCCAGATGACTATCAATTGTTGGGCAAGCCTGAAAAAGTTAAAGTTTCAAGCCCTGACGGAAATAGAACAGTTGTAGTAAGAGCAGAAATGAAAGATAACGTTCAAAGAAGAAATATTTTCATACCAAGAAGTGTTTGGGCGAACGTTATTGTTGATGCTCAGTCTGTTAACTCAGGAGCTCCAATCTACAAAGGTGGCGAAGTTTACGTACAACCTAGTGATGATGAAATTTTAGAAGCACCATACATCATTGAACAACAATACAAATAA
- the modA gene encoding molybdate ABC transporter substrate-binding protein has translation MTIKNNKNNNGENITQKKNNYTKLSFLVLLVLSVVTMTAFSGCMSDTGATDGPQTQSTGSSEPIRALVGAGMQIPMDEIAEVYEQKYGVKIEYDYSGSGALYSKIVASNSGDIFMPGDSSYIFKLQESKGYVAKYENITKHVPVIAVQKGNPKNIQCLDDLAKDDVKLSLGEKSIAIGKTFNKILAKAETKGLNITSKVKENTLVEAGTVKQTLMYVCQKQADAAVVWRADALSRSDEVDVIEIDPQYNTIKTIPVAILTTSDNPNTEKFYEFIITEGLPIFEKNGFVLLNDTNN, from the coding sequence ATGACTATTAAAAATAATAAAAATAATAATGGCGAAAATATAACACAAAAAAAGAATAATTATACTAAACTCAGTTTTTTAGTATTACTAGTCTTGTCTGTAGTAACAATGACAGCATTTTCAGGGTGTATGTCAGATACAGGCGCAACTGACGGTCCTCAAACTCAAAGTACGGGGAGTTCAGAACCTATTAGAGCATTAGTAGGTGCAGGTATGCAAATACCAATGGATGAAATTGCAGAAGTTTACGAACAAAAATATGGCGTTAAAATAGAATATGATTACAGTGGTAGTGGTGCTTTGTACTCAAAAATTGTTGCCTCAAATTCAGGTGACATTTTCATGCCAGGAGACAGTTCATATATCTTCAAATTACAAGAATCAAAAGGTTATGTTGCAAAATATGAGAATATAACAAAACACGTTCCAGTAATTGCAGTACAAAAAGGAAATCCTAAAAATATCCAATGTTTAGATGATTTAGCAAAAGATGATGTTAAATTATCACTTGGGGAAAAAAGTATTGCGATAGGAAAAACATTCAATAAGATATTGGCTAAAGCTGAAACTAAAGGATTAAACATAACTTCTAAAGTTAAAGAAAATACTTTGGTGGAAGCGGGTACTGTTAAACAAACATTAATGTATGTATGTCAAAAACAAGCGGATGCAGCTGTTGTATGGAGGGCTGACGCACTTTCAAGAAGTGATGAAGTCGACGTTATCGAAATAGACCCACAATACAACACAATAAAAACAATACCTGTAGCAATCTTGACAACTTCAGACAATCCAAATACTGAAAAATTCTACGAATTTATAATAACTGAAGGATTGCCAATATTTGAAAAGAATGGCTTTGTATTATTGAATGATACAAATAACTAA
- a CDS encoding ATP-binding cassette domain-containing protein codes for MIQIKNLKKKLSDFTLTINNLEIEDHDYCVLVGLSGSGKTTLLELLAGFREPDEGSIFLDGEDITNKEINKRKILLCNGNYLFPHLTVRENIGFGYKHTLEALYADTYNDMAIKEMQNPEDFKIHTREDKGNNDKNNDNEKNSKSLGYFEKMKNKLKSKKDIKSKTDKKIENIAKLLKIEHTLDRKPANLSSGEKQRVALAMTLSMNPKVVLLDEPLSSIDKLTYDKLLYDLKEIHEKLDTCFIHVTHDFNEAIVLSKHLGVIKNGRIEQFGTLDDILEQPINTYVAKFMGFKNIYNGKFYIDDNEIIFKSKSLCVKIPRKKLLDSLNSLCSLNGLYSSNRVNSLDSLNIKNIDLNADITENNGYGKLITSLNNDYDIYFSIRPENICLEAQGKTLNCTKCSDCKAQVLNARIKSVNNSGLNSKRIILDIGTCKGDNQDLIIETAKKGFHLKNLAEEGNVDLHICNYALVFEEKENN; via the coding sequence ATGATACAAATAAAGAATTTAAAAAAGAAATTGTCCGACTTTACCCTAACAATTAATAATTTAGAAATAGAAGACCATGATTATTGTGTATTGGTGGGTTTAAGTGGTAGTGGTAAAACAACATTATTGGAATTATTGGCAGGTTTTAGAGAACCTGACGAAGGCAGTATATTTTTAGATGGCGAAGATATAACCAATAAAGAAATAAACAAGCGAAAAATACTGCTCTGTAACGGTAACTACTTATTTCCTCACCTCACAGTACGAGAAAACATAGGTTTTGGATATAAACATACCTTAGAGGCATTATATGCAGATACTTATAATGACATGGCTATAAAAGAGATGCAGAATCCCGAAGACTTTAAAATCCATACTCGAGAAGATAAGGGAAATAACGATAAAAATAACGATAATGAAAAAAATTCAAAATCATTAGGTTATTTTGAAAAAATGAAAAATAAATTAAAATCTAAAAAAGATATTAAGTCAAAAACAGATAAAAAAATTGAAAATATTGCAAAATTACTAAAAATAGAGCACACATTAGATAGAAAACCGGCTAATTTAAGTTCTGGAGAGAAGCAAAGGGTAGCCCTTGCAATGACGCTTTCAATGAATCCAAAAGTAGTTTTATTAGATGAACCATTGAGTTCAATAGATAAATTGACTTATGATAAATTATTATACGATTTAAAGGAAATCCATGAAAAACTTGATACTTGCTTTATACACGTTACTCACGACTTCAATGAAGCAATAGTACTTTCAAAGCACTTGGGTGTTATTAAAAATGGACGAATTGAGCAATTTGGTACGTTAGATGATATTTTGGAACAACCAATTAATACATATGTGGCAAAATTTATGGGCTTCAAAAATATCTATAATGGAAAATTCTATATTGATGACAATGAAATAATTTTTAAAAGTAAATCATTATGCGTCAAAATTCCGCGAAAAAAACTATTGGATAGTTTAAATAGCTTATGTAGTTTAAATGGACTATATTCTTCAAATCGGGTAAACTCCTTAGATTCACTAAATATTAAAAATATTGATTTAAACGCAGATATAACCGAGAATAACGGATATGGTAAACTTATAACTTCATTAAATAACGATTATGACATATATTTTAGTATTAGACCTGAAAACATATGTTTGGAAGCACAAGGAAAAACTCTAAACTGTACAAAATGTTCAGATTGTAAGGCACAGGTATTAAATGCTAGAATTAAAAGCGTTAATAACTCCGGTTTAAATTCAAAAAGGATAATTTTAGATATTGGTACTTGTAAAGGCGATAATCAAGATTTAATCATTGAAACTGCCAAAAAAGGATTCCATTTAAAAAATTTGGCTGAAGAAGGAAACGTTGATTTACATATTTGCAATTACGCATTAGTTTTTGAAGAAAAAGAAAATAATTAA